In Rhodanobacter humi, the following are encoded in one genomic region:
- a CDS encoding efflux RND transporter permease subunit, with the protein MNIFAPMIRRPVGTALLAIGLAIAGFCAYLLLGVAALPSIEFPGVGVQATVPGASAQVMANTVLSPLERHLGRIPGVRMMFGNASEGSAQIQIMFDMSRSADQAARDVQQAINAAQPDLPTGMLPPQYFKFDTSQIPILLVTLTSTSLPPDKLYDLTDTLLKPAVAQIPGVAQVGVGGGTPHAVRVALNSAALAHAGITANDVANALRAANVTSPQGAIGNGSTQMTVTANDALHTVQDFAGLVIASHNGVPIRLSDVATITGGQEDKYAAAWFNGQRAVLMQINKRADANSVATVQAILARLPELRGLLPADVQIHPVFDLTGTTKSALHEVEVALMMGVVMVALVMLVFLRRVRPTVIAMFSIPLSLAGAFVLMWAMGFTLNILSLVALVLCVGFVVDDAIVVIENIVRHMERGTPALQAALTGVREIGFTVVSITLSLIAVFGPMVFGNNMFTLLMREFSVTLIATIVISALVSLTLTPALCGSWLAHDDVAAARTPGRLERWAERFDRWMLRIYERGLDWAMHHRRLMRWQPPILLVLTIALAVLVGMTAGGGLMPKEDIGLLQAQLSADANISPTLMARRTQDVTAAIQADKDVLDITTILGGNNNAGAVGNHSTLFIDLKPRGDKPGDRSDTAQQVVERLTKQFKDLPDLTVSLTPVQFLGGGGGGSSGGPMFSFQLTSTSGTSLQQPTLDVARVMRGMKQFRDVTTSFDSIGKQQMLEVDRAAAARLHLGMSQVDDALNDAFGQTPVSVIYSDINQYQVILTSNKADTLSPDALLNTYVRNTQGKMIPLAAVARIRPHIAPISIQHFDQIESSAVSYNLAKGVSQIEALKLVNQAIYAAHLPDGVQKKYTGQNKDMLDALTNSLLLLLAVIGAMYVVLGILYESLIHPLTIISTLPAAGMGAFLAMLLTHTQLTVMSVIAVLMLIGIVKKNAILMVDFALVAEREHGMDPPAAIREAALVRFRPITMTTLVAMGAALPLAIGFGVGSEMRQPLGIAILGGLFVSQLLTLLSTPAIYLWQHDRRERKAKRKLLREEIRRQRVLAQQMPALPK; encoded by the coding sequence GTGAACATCTTCGCCCCCATGATCCGCCGGCCCGTCGGCACCGCGCTGCTGGCGATCGGCCTTGCGATCGCCGGCTTCTGCGCCTACCTGCTGCTGGGCGTGGCGGCGCTGCCGTCGATCGAGTTTCCCGGCGTGGGCGTGCAGGCGACGGTGCCCGGCGCCAGCGCGCAGGTGATGGCGAATACCGTGCTGTCGCCGCTGGAGCGGCACCTGGGGCGCATTCCCGGCGTCAGGATGATGTTCGGCAATGCCAGCGAAGGTTCGGCGCAGATCCAGATCATGTTCGACATGAGCCGCAGCGCGGACCAGGCGGCACGCGACGTGCAGCAGGCGATCAATGCCGCGCAGCCGGACCTGCCCACCGGCATGCTGCCGCCGCAGTACTTCAAGTTCGACACCTCGCAGATCCCCATCCTGCTGGTCACGCTGACCTCGACCAGCCTGCCGCCGGACAAGCTCTACGACCTCACCGACACCTTGCTGAAGCCGGCGGTGGCGCAGATCCCCGGCGTGGCCCAAGTGGGGGTGGGCGGCGGCACGCCGCATGCGGTGCGGGTGGCGCTGAACAGCGCCGCGCTGGCGCATGCCGGGATCACCGCGAACGACGTGGCGAACGCGCTGCGTGCGGCCAACGTCACCTCGCCGCAGGGCGCGATCGGCAACGGCAGCACCCAGATGACGGTGACCGCGAACGACGCCCTGCACACCGTGCAGGATTTCGCGGGCCTGGTGATCGCCAGTCACAACGGCGTGCCGATCCGGCTCAGCGACGTGGCCACGATCACCGGCGGCCAGGAGGACAAGTACGCCGCGGCCTGGTTCAACGGCCAGCGCGCCGTGCTGATGCAGATCAACAAGCGGGCGGATGCGAATTCGGTGGCCACCGTGCAGGCGATCCTTGCCCGCCTCCCCGAGCTGCGCGGCCTGCTGCCGGCGGACGTGCAGATCCACCCGGTGTTCGACCTCACCGGCACCACCAAGTCGGCGCTGCACGAGGTGGAAGTGGCGCTCATGATGGGCGTGGTGATGGTGGCGCTGGTGATGCTGGTGTTCCTGCGCCGCGTGCGACCCACGGTGATCGCGATGTTCAGCATCCCGCTGTCGCTGGCCGGCGCGTTCGTGCTGATGTGGGCGATGGGCTTCACGCTCAACATCCTGTCGCTGGTGGCGCTGGTGCTGTGCGTGGGCTTCGTGGTGGACGACGCGATCGTGGTGATCGAGAACATCGTGCGCCACATGGAGCGGGGCACGCCGGCATTGCAGGCTGCGCTGACCGGCGTGCGCGAGATCGGCTTCACGGTGGTCTCGATCACCCTGTCGCTGATCGCGGTGTTCGGGCCGATGGTGTTCGGCAACAACATGTTCACCCTGCTGATGCGCGAGTTCTCGGTGACCCTGATCGCGACCATCGTGATCTCGGCGCTGGTTTCGCTGACGCTCACGCCGGCGCTGTGCGGCAGCTGGCTGGCGCACGACGACGTGGCGGCCGCGCGCACGCCGGGCCGGCTGGAGCGCTGGGCCGAACGTTTCGACCGCTGGATGCTGCGGATCTACGAGCGCGGGCTGGACTGGGCGATGCACCACCGCCGGCTGATGCGCTGGCAGCCGCCGATCCTGCTGGTGCTGACGATCGCGCTGGCGGTGCTGGTGGGCATGACCGCCGGCGGCGGCCTGATGCCGAAGGAGGACATCGGCCTGCTGCAGGCGCAGCTCAGCGCGGACGCGAACATCTCGCCCACCCTGATGGCCAGGCGCACCCAGGACGTGACGGCGGCGATCCAGGCCGACAAGGACGTGCTCGACATCACCACCATCCTCGGCGGCAACAACAACGCCGGCGCGGTCGGCAACCATTCGACCCTGTTCATCGACCTGAAGCCGCGCGGCGACAAGCCCGGCGACCGCAGCGACACCGCGCAGCAGGTCGTCGAGCGCCTGACCAAACAGTTCAAGGACCTGCCCGACCTGACGGTGTCGCTGACCCCGGTGCAGTTCCTCGGCGGCGGCGGGGGCGGCAGCAGCGGCGGGCCGATGTTCTCGTTCCAGCTCACCAGCACCAGCGGCACGTCGCTGCAGCAACCCACGCTGGACGTGGCGCGGGTGATGCGCGGCATGAAGCAGTTCCGCGACGTCACCACCAGCTTCGACAGCATCGGCAAGCAGCAGATGCTGGAAGTCGACCGCGCCGCGGCCGCGCGGCTGCACCTGGGCATGAGCCAGGTCGACGACGCGTTGAACGACGCGTTCGGCCAGACGCCGGTGTCGGTGATCTACTCGGACATCAACCAGTACCAGGTGATCCTTACCTCGAACAAGGCCGACACGCTGAGCCCGGACGCCCTGCTCAACACCTACGTGCGCAACACGCAGGGCAAGATGATTCCGCTCGCGGCGGTGGCGCGCATCCGGCCGCACATCGCGCCGATCTCCATCCAGCACTTCGACCAGATCGAGTCCTCGGCGGTCAGCTACAACCTCGCCAAGGGCGTGAGCCAGATCGAGGCCTTGAAGCTGGTGAACCAGGCGATCTACGCCGCGCACCTGCCGGACGGCGTGCAGAAGAAGTACACCGGCCAGAACAAGGACATGCTCGATGCGCTCACCAACTCGCTGCTGCTGCTGCTCGCGGTGATCGGCGCGATGTATGTGGTGCTGGGCATCCTGTACGAGAGCCTGATCCATCCGTTGACCATCATCTCCACCCTGCCCGCCGCCGGCATGGGCGCGTTCCTGGCGATGCTGCTCACGCATACCCAGCTCACCGTGATGAGCGTGATCGCGGTGCTGATGCTGATCGGCATCGTGAAGAAGAACGCGATCCTGATGGTGGATTTCGCCCTGGTCGCCGAGCGCGAGCACGGCATGGATCCGCCCGCGGCGATCCGCGAGGCGGCGCTGGTGCGCTTCCGCCCGATCACCATGACCACCCTGGTGGCGATGGGCGCGGCGTTGCCGCTGGCGATCGGCTTCGGCGTGGGCTCGGAGATGCGCCAGCCGCTGGGTATCGCGATCCTGGGCGGACTGTTCGTGTCGCAGCTGCTGACCCTGCTCTCGACGCCGGCGATCTACCTGTGGCAGCACGACCGCCGCGAGCGGAAGGCGAAGCGCAAGCTGCTGCGCGAGGAGATCCGCCGCCAGCGCGTGCTGGCGCAGCAGATGCCGGCGCTGCCGAAATAG
- a CDS encoding M16 family metallopeptidase, translating into MIRRHRSRGLLRSAVFTAILCAVAGGAFAADAGASFPATPPAPGPAPQLSVPVPTAQTLPNGLVVVSVRRAGLPLVTAQLVLRSGGEMDPANEAGLADLTANLLTKGAGGKSAPQIAAAAEALGGSLQAAAGWDESAVGITVTTPKLPKALDLLATVVRHPDFAPDELKRAQAQAADDLRLALSRPIALASLAAGRAVFGDGAYGHSRTGTPASIARITRADVERLHTELYRPDNAILVLAGDITPAQAAQLAQASFGDWRKPATPLSAKPKGSTDSKLPALLLIDQHGAGQAGVVAAHAAPPRKDAGYYTGVVANAVLGGSYSARLNEEIRIKRGLSYGASSRLQPMADAGLWLAAAQTKNPSAPQVVELMRQQFAALGDGRVPVAELAARKATLVGGYGRSLETTAGLAEQVAELAVYGLPLADIGQYIAKVQAVTPKQIEAYARKHLDAKHIRVVVVGDAAQFAPALRKADPKAALLEAGQLDLDSPSLQPAAPVRP; encoded by the coding sequence ATGATCCGTCGCCATCGTTCCCGCGGTTTGCTGCGTTCGGCCGTCTTTACGGCCATCCTGTGCGCTGTGGCCGGCGGCGCATTTGCCGCCGATGCCGGCGCCAGCTTTCCCGCCACGCCGCCCGCGCCCGGTCCCGCGCCGCAGCTCAGCGTGCCCGTGCCGACCGCGCAGACCTTGCCGAACGGCCTGGTCGTGGTCAGCGTGCGTCGTGCCGGGCTGCCGCTGGTCACCGCGCAGCTGGTGTTGCGCAGCGGCGGCGAGATGGACCCGGCCAACGAGGCCGGCCTCGCCGACCTCACCGCGAACCTGCTGACCAAGGGCGCCGGCGGCAAGAGCGCGCCGCAGATCGCCGCCGCCGCCGAGGCGCTGGGCGGTTCGCTGCAGGCCGCCGCGGGCTGGGACGAGAGCGCGGTGGGCATCACCGTCACCACGCCGAAATTGCCCAAGGCGCTGGACCTGCTGGCCACCGTGGTGCGCCATCCCGACTTCGCGCCGGACGAGCTGAAGCGTGCGCAGGCGCAGGCGGCGGACGACTTGCGTCTCGCGCTGAGCCGGCCGATCGCGCTGGCCTCGCTGGCCGCCGGCCGCGCGGTGTTCGGCGATGGCGCCTACGGCCATTCGCGCACCGGCACGCCGGCCTCGATCGCGCGCATCACCCGCGCCGATGTCGAACGCCTGCACACGGAGTTGTACCGGCCCGACAACGCGATCCTGGTGTTGGCCGGCGACATCACGCCGGCGCAGGCGGCGCAGTTGGCGCAGGCCAGCTTCGGCGACTGGCGGAAACCCGCCACGCCGCTGTCGGCGAAGCCGAAGGGCAGCACCGACAGCAAGCTGCCCGCGCTGCTGCTGATCGACCAGCACGGCGCCGGCCAGGCCGGCGTGGTCGCCGCGCATGCCGCGCCGCCGCGCAAGGACGCCGGCTACTACACCGGCGTGGTCGCCAACGCGGTGCTGGGCGGTTCCTACTCGGCGCGGCTCAACGAGGAGATCCGCATCAAGCGCGGACTGTCCTACGGCGCCAGCAGCCGGCTGCAGCCGATGGCCGACGCCGGCCTGTGGCTGGCCGCGGCGCAGACCAAGAACCCCTCCGCGCCGCAGGTGGTGGAACTGATGCGGCAGCAGTTCGCGGCACTCGGCGACGGCCGGGTGCCCGTGGCGGAACTGGCTGCGCGCAAGGCCACGCTGGTCGGCGGCTACGGCCGCAGCCTGGAGACCACCGCCGGCCTCGCCGAGCAGGTCGCCGAGCTCGCGGTCTACGGCCTGCCGCTGGCCGACATCGGCCAGTACATCGCCAAGGTGCAGGCGGTCACGCCGAAACAGATCGAGGCCTATGCGCGCAAGCACCTCGATGCGAAGCACATCCGCGTGGTGGTGGTGGGCGACGCCGCCCAGTTCGCGCCGGCGCTGCGCAAGGCTGATCCGAAGGCCGCGCTGCTGGAGGCCGGCCAGCTGGACCTGGACAGCCCCAGCCTGCAGCCGGCGGCCCCCGTCCGACCCTGA
- a CDS encoding M16 family metallopeptidase encodes MRLRPAALLASLTFCVATLSPPPVAAADALSIPAIQYRERTLPNGLQVLSVEDHASPNVAVQMWYHVGSRDDPQGRSGFAHLFEHLMFKSTKHMHAEQFDRLTEDVGGANNASTGDDITNYYEVVPSNHLQTLLWAEAERLSNLNVDEANFTSERAVVEEEYRQSVLAQPYGKLFNAIDEYSYKVHPYKRPTIGSIPDLEAASLKDVIAFHDTYYRPDNATLIVAGDFDPKQLDAWVDRYFGWIPKPATPIPQVDAKEPKRKKDARYTVTSETAPLPAVAVTWLIPSAHDGKDLIPLQVAAALLAQGDSSRLYQSLVYRHQVAQQVGADADGRVGPGLFTVYAILASGHTTMEAEKLLHEEIVWLATQTIPAAELDKVKTQLLTSELKQRQTAQGIAFALGQATLTEGSPARVNSDLGALQQVTEQDVHRVLRDYVTGAHSVTIDYMPESRAGKPGDAK; translated from the coding sequence ATGCGCCTGCGCCCGGCCGCCTTGCTGGCCAGCCTCACCTTTTGCGTCGCCACGCTGTCGCCGCCGCCCGTCGCAGCGGCGGACGCCCTCAGCATCCCGGCTATCCAGTACCGCGAGCGCACGCTGCCGAACGGCCTGCAGGTGCTCAGCGTGGAGGACCACGCCAGCCCCAACGTGGCGGTGCAGATGTGGTACCACGTGGGTTCCAGGGACGATCCGCAGGGCCGCTCGGGCTTCGCGCACCTGTTCGAACACCTGATGTTCAAGAGCACGAAGCACATGCACGCCGAACAGTTCGACCGGCTCACCGAGGACGTGGGCGGCGCCAACAACGCCTCCACCGGCGACGACATCACGAACTACTACGAGGTCGTGCCCAGCAACCACCTGCAGACCCTGCTGTGGGCCGAGGCCGAACGGCTGTCCAACCTCAACGTGGACGAGGCGAACTTCACCTCCGAGCGCGCCGTGGTGGAGGAGGAATACCGCCAGAGCGTGCTGGCCCAGCCCTACGGCAAGCTGTTCAACGCGATCGACGAATACTCGTACAAGGTGCACCCGTACAAGCGGCCCACGATCGGCAGCATCCCCGACCTGGAGGCCGCCTCGCTCAAGGACGTGATCGCGTTCCATGACACTTACTACCGCCCCGACAACGCCACCCTGATCGTGGCCGGCGATTTCGATCCGAAGCAGCTGGACGCCTGGGTCGACCGGTACTTCGGCTGGATTCCGAAGCCCGCCACGCCCATCCCGCAGGTGGACGCGAAAGAGCCGAAGCGCAAGAAGGACGCGCGCTACACCGTGACCAGCGAGACCGCGCCGCTGCCCGCGGTGGCAGTGACCTGGCTGATCCCGTCCGCGCATGACGGCAAGGACCTGATCCCGCTGCAGGTGGCCGCCGCGCTGCTGGCGCAGGGCGATTCCTCGCGGCTGTACCAGTCGCTGGTCTACCGCCACCAGGTGGCGCAGCAGGTCGGCGCTGATGCCGACGGCCGGGTCGGGCCGGGGCTGTTCACCGTCTACGCGATCCTCGCCAGCGGGCACACCACGATGGAGGCGGAGAAGCTGCTGCACGAGGAAATCGTGTGGCTCGCCACCCAGACTATCCCCGCGGCCGAGCTGGACAAGGTGAAGACCCAGTTGCTGACCAGCGAGCTGAAGCAGCGCCAGACCGCGCAGGGCATCGCCTTCGCGCTGGGTCAGGCCACGCTCACCGAGGGCAGCCCCGCGCGCGTCAACAGCGACCTCGGCGCGCTGCAGCAGGTCACCGAACAGGACGTGCACCGCGTGCTGCGCGACTACGTCACCGGTGCCCACAGCGTCACCATCGACTACATGCCAGAGTCCAGGGCCGGCAAGCCGGGAGACGCGAAATGA
- a CDS encoding efflux RND transporter permease subunit — MNVFAPMIRRPVGTTLLAIGLALAGAWAYLLLGVAALPSLDFPGVYVVANQPGASAQTMANTVLAPLERHLGQIPGIDDMYGNATEGAASVSVRFNFSRTADSAARDVQAALNAAAIDLPPGMPSPPQFFKFDTSQIPIVFITLTSTGLPRDGLYDLADTLLKPAVAQIDGVAQVQVFGGTPHAVRIELDNNALAAKGLTSNDVANALRAANVTSPQGTLSDGRTQMTVTANDGLRQPADFAHLLIAVRNGVPVRLSDVARVYGGEQDEYQAAWFNDQHTVGLQITKRPEANAVATVEAIRARLPQLRASLPSNITLTPVFDLTQTTKSALHEVKVALLISIAMVVLVMLVFLRRLRPTLIATLSVPLSLAGAFVVMWALGYTLNTLSLVALVLCIGFVVDDAIVVIENIVRHMEHGMSPMQAALTGVGEIGFTVISITLSLVAVFAPLLLGNNMLIMLLREFSVTLTAAVVISALVSLTLTPALCAHLLKHEPVDRKPPGRLERAVERFDRGMLRVYERALDWAMRHRRIMRWQPLILLVLTGLLGVAVVKTAGGTFMPEEDTGQLQVDISADANISPEQLAERTRAVMKIMLADPAVLDQLTMLGGNDAGGAVGNSAQMFVDLKPRGSGPGERPENIKKVIERLSKQYDKLADVKVSVSASQFLGGGGSGDKGGQYEFQLIDSNGGDLQPSALKMVRRMRTMKEFRDVSSNFDQVGKQQLLMVDRQAASRLQVSMGDVDTALYNSFGQHQVSTIYSDINQYAVVLTAGTAESVSPEGLLNLRVRNNQGRMIPLSALAHVAPNSSPLRIRHHNQLEVATITYNLAKDVPQDTGIRLVGQAAYAAGLPAGVRVDFTGRNQRLQQAQSNGMVLLIGSIIAMYIVLGILYESLGHPLTILSTLPAAGAGAFLAMLVTQTQLSLMAIIAILMLIGIVKKNAILMVDFALVAERTRGVPAPEAIREAALVRFRPITMTTLVAMGAALPLAIGFGIGSEMRQPLGIAIVGGLMVSQLLTLLSTPAIYLWQHDRRERKAKRKLLREERRRRKLVTKQMPALPG, encoded by the coding sequence GTGAACGTCTTCGCCCCCATGATTCGCCGGCCCGTCGGCACCACCTTGCTGGCCATCGGGCTGGCGCTGGCCGGCGCCTGGGCTTATCTGCTGCTGGGCGTGGCGGCGTTGCCGTCGCTGGATTTTCCGGGCGTCTACGTGGTGGCCAACCAGCCGGGCGCCAGTGCGCAAACCATGGCCAACACGGTGCTGGCGCCGCTGGAACGCCATCTGGGCCAGATTCCCGGCATCGACGACATGTACGGCAATGCCACCGAGGGCGCCGCATCGGTGAGTGTGCGCTTCAACTTCTCGCGCACCGCGGACAGCGCGGCACGCGACGTGCAGGCGGCGCTCAACGCGGCCGCGATCGACCTGCCGCCGGGCATGCCGTCGCCGCCGCAGTTCTTCAAGTTCGACACCTCGCAGATCCCGATCGTGTTCATCACGTTGACCTCGACCGGATTGCCCCGGGACGGGCTGTACGACCTCGCCGATACGCTGCTCAAGCCGGCGGTGGCGCAAATCGACGGCGTGGCGCAGGTGCAGGTGTTCGGCGGCACGCCGCATGCGGTACGGATCGAACTGGACAACAACGCGCTGGCGGCGAAGGGACTCACCTCGAACGATGTCGCCAACGCGCTGCGTGCGGCCAATGTCACCTCGCCGCAGGGCACGCTGAGCGACGGCCGTACGCAAATGACGGTGACTGCCAACGACGGCCTGCGCCAGCCGGCCGATTTCGCCCACTTGCTGATCGCGGTGAGGAATGGCGTTCCGGTACGCCTGTCCGACGTGGCCCGGGTCTACGGCGGCGAGCAGGACGAATACCAGGCGGCATGGTTCAACGACCAGCATACGGTGGGCCTGCAGATCACCAAGCGGCCGGAAGCCAATGCGGTGGCGACGGTGGAGGCGATCCGCGCCCGGTTGCCGCAGCTGCGCGCGTCGCTGCCCTCCAACATCACCCTCACGCCGGTGTTCGACCTGACCCAGACCACCAAGTCGGCGCTGCACGAGGTGAAGGTGGCGCTGCTGATCTCGATCGCGATGGTGGTGCTGGTAATGCTGGTGTTCCTGCGCCGGCTGCGCCCGACCCTGATCGCCACCCTGAGCGTGCCGTTGTCGCTGGCCGGTGCGTTCGTGGTGATGTGGGCGCTCGGCTACACGCTCAACACCTTGTCGCTGGTGGCGCTGGTGCTGTGCATCGGTTTCGTGGTGGACGATGCGATCGTGGTGATCGAGAACATCGTGCGCCACATGGAGCACGGCATGTCGCCGATGCAGGCGGCGCTGACCGGCGTGGGCGAGATCGGTTTCACGGTGATCTCGATCACGCTGTCGCTGGTGGCGGTGTTCGCGCCGCTGCTGCTCGGCAACAACATGCTGATCATGCTGCTGCGCGAGTTCTCGGTGACGCTGACCGCGGCGGTGGTGATCTCGGCGCTGGTCTCGCTCACGCTCACCCCGGCACTGTGCGCCCACCTGCTCAAGCACGAGCCGGTGGACCGGAAACCGCCGGGCCGCCTCGAGCGCGCGGTGGAACGCTTCGACCGCGGCATGCTGCGCGTCTACGAACGCGCACTGGACTGGGCGATGCGGCATCGGCGGATCATGCGCTGGCAGCCGTTGATCTTGCTGGTCCTTACCGGCCTGCTCGGCGTTGCGGTGGTGAAGACCGCCGGCGGCACCTTCATGCCGGAAGAGGACACCGGGCAGCTGCAGGTGGACATCAGCGCCGATGCCAACATCTCGCCGGAACAGCTGGCCGAGCGCACCAGGGCGGTGATGAAGATCATGCTGGCAGACCCGGCCGTGCTGGATCAGCTGACCATGCTCGGCGGCAATGACGCCGGCGGCGCGGTGGGCAATTCGGCGCAGATGTTCGTCGACCTGAAGCCACGCGGCAGCGGCCCGGGCGAACGGCCGGAGAACATCAAGAAGGTCATCGAGCGTCTGTCGAAGCAGTACGACAAGCTGGCCGACGTGAAGGTCTCGGTCAGTGCCTCGCAGTTCCTCGGCGGGGGCGGCAGCGGCGACAAGGGCGGCCAATACGAATTCCAGCTGATCGACAGCAACGGGGGCGACCTGCAGCCGTCGGCACTGAAGATGGTGCGGCGGATGCGCACGATGAAGGAATTCCGCGACGTCAGCAGCAACTTCGACCAGGTCGGCAAGCAACAGCTGCTCATGGTCGATCGCCAGGCAGCCAGCCGCCTGCAGGTCAGCATGGGTGACGTGGACACGGCGCTGTACAACTCGTTCGGCCAGCACCAGGTCTCGACGATCTATTCGGACATCAACCAGTACGCCGTGGTGCTCACCGCCGGCACGGCGGAGAGCGTCAGCCCGGAAGGACTGTTGAACCTGCGCGTGCGCAACAACCAGGGACGGATGATCCCGCTGTCCGCACTGGCGCACGTCGCACCCAACAGCAGCCCGCTGCGCATCCGCCATCACAACCAGCTGGAAGTGGCCACGATCACCTACAACCTCGCCAAGGATGTGCCGCAGGACACCGGCATCAGGCTGGTCGGGCAGGCGGCCTACGCGGCCGGGCTGCCAGCCGGCGTCCGGGTCGATTTCACCGGCCGCAACCAGCGCCTGCAGCAGGCCCAGTCCAACGGCATGGTGCTGCTGATCGGCTCGATCATCGCGATGTACATCGTGCTCGGCATCCTCTACGAGAGCCTCGGCCATCCGCTGACCATCCTGTCCACCCTGCCGGCCGCCGGTGCCGGCGCCTTCCTCGCCATGCTGGTGACGCAGACGCAGCTCTCGCTGATGGCGATCATCGCGATCCTGATGCTGATCGGCATCGTGAAGAAGAACGCGATCCTGATGGTCGACTTCGCGCTGGTGGCGGAGAGAACACGCGGCGTGCCCGCGCCCGAGGCGATCCGCGAGGCCGCGCTGGTGCGTTTCCGCCCGATCACCATGACCACCCTGGTGGCGATGGGTGCGGCGCTGCCGCTGGCGATCGGTTTCGGCATCGGTTCGGAAATGCGCCAGCCGCTCGGCATCGCGATCGTCGGTGGCCTGATGGTGTCGCAGCTGCTGACCCTGCTGAGCACGCCGGCGATCTACCTGTGGCAGCACGACCGCCGCGAGCGCAAGGCGAAACGCAAGCTGCTGCGCGAGGAGCGCCGCCGCCGGAAGCTGGTGACCAAGCAGATGCCGGCCTTGCCGGGGTAG
- a CDS encoding acyloxyacyl hydrolase, translated as MSHRPRFLRPLAATALALAALPAAAAHIELQAGRSYMDNRAANAVFVESVFAAHPLGDTGIRWAPDLSLGWINGRDIERYRHARYGTSDDIWLAAGGVRLSAGDSGDWYSHFFYGFQVALHSGRTQALSSAYEFVNTVGWQWRHLSFQVRHISNGKLHEPNRGETMALVGVGFDL; from the coding sequence ATGTCCCACCGTCCGCGTTTCCTTCGCCCCCTCGCGGCGACCGCCCTGGCGCTCGCCGCCCTGCCGGCCGCTGCCGCCCATATCGAACTGCAGGCCGGCCGCAGCTACATGGACAACCGTGCCGCCAACGCCGTGTTCGTCGAAAGTGTGTTCGCCGCCCACCCGCTCGGCGACACCGGCATCCGCTGGGCACCCGATCTCTCGCTGGGCTGGATCAACGGTCGCGATATCGAGCGTTACCGCCATGCCCGCTACGGCACCAGCGACGACATCTGGCTGGCCGCCGGCGGCGTGCGCCTCAGCGCGGGCGACTCCGGCGACTGGTACAGCCATTTCTTCTACGGCTTCCAGGTCGCGCTGCACAGCGGCCGCACGCAGGCGCTCAGCAGCGCCTACGAATTCGTCAACACGGTGGGCTGGCAGTGGCGCCACCTCAGCTTCCAGGTCCGCCACATCTCCAACGGCAAGCTGCACGAGCCGAACCGCGGCGAGACGATGGCCCTGGTGGGCGTGGGCTTCGATCTCTAG